A genomic window from Sebastes fasciatus isolate fSebFas1 chromosome 7, fSebFas1.pri, whole genome shotgun sequence includes:
- the LOC141770987 gene encoding olfactory receptor 52B2-like — translation MYTNASYRELLTLVSLDLTATQMYPAFVFGTLTYLIIMFCNLLVLTTIAVSKKLHKPMFILLFNLPISDMVGATAFFPQLLFSIVTQNRLISAPACITQAFLIHFYGTGNLLILSAMAYDRYIAICCPLRYNAIMSPHHLIRIIILIWFINFSLMFTLFMLVARFKICRTNIVDLYCNNPSLLKLVCEDTRVNNYYGIATIFVLMGVPLLVIIYTYAQILRTCVMTNNTDARRKAIQTCGTHLVIFLILQINTTFTFIAHRIESSSPYLRRALGVSILIFPPFLDPIIYGLKTTELKQSMITFLKRNVGSTKL, via the coding sequence ATGTATACAAATGCATCTTATAGGGAATTACTAACACTGGTATCATTGGACTTAACTGCTACTCAAATGTATCCAGCGTTTGTATTTGGCACACTCACCTATCTAATCATTATGTTTTGCAACTTGTTGGTATTAACAACTATTGCTGTGAGTAAAAAGCTACACAAGCCCATGTTTATCCTGCTGTTCAACTTGCCcattagtgacatggtgggtGCTACAGCTTTTTTTCCTCAGCTTCTTTTCAGCATTGTGACACAGAACAGACTGATTTCAGCTCCTGCATGTATTACTCAGGCTTTTCTGATTCATTTTTATGGTACAGGAAACTTGCTGATCTTGAGTGCCATGGCATATGACAGATATATTGCTATATGTTGTCCTTTGAGGTATAATGCTATCATGAGTCCACATCATTTAATCagaattatcattttaatatggtTTATAAATTTCTCATTGATGTTTACATTGTTTATGTTGGTTGCACGGTTTAAAATTTGCAGGACGAATATAGTGGATTTGTACTGTAACAATCCGTCATTATTGAAACTGGTCTGTGAGGACACCAGAGTCAACAACTACTATGGAATAGCTACCATTTTTGTGCTTATGGGCGTACCACTGTTAGTAATAATATACACATATGCACAGATTTTGCGCACATGTGTCATGACTAATAATACAGATGCCCGGAGAAAAGCCATTCAGACATGTGGTACACATTTAGTTATTTTCTTAATCTTACAAATTAATACCACCTTTACATTCATTGCTCATCGCATTGAGAGTTCATCCCCGTACTTAAGAAGGGCTCTGGGTGTGTCAATTTTAATATTTCCCCCTTTCTTGGACCCGATTATATATGGACTGAAAACTACAGAACTCAAGCAGAGCATGATAACGTTCCTAAAAAGAAATGTAGGTTCAACAAAGCTGTAA
- the LOC141770833 gene encoding olfactory receptor 52B2-like translates to MANLYNVSHVLVLNRFNLSSENVFPAFLFATLGYMIILFCNLILILTIVLNKSLHQPMYLILLSLPINDLIGSSAFFPQVIKDLLTNSRTMQYSACVTQAFFIHIYAAGTVFILSAMAYDRYIAICLPLKYNTVMTYAHIMRLITVVWMSCLVLIGVLFVLLLRLPRCRSELTHPYCDNPSLLSLVCANTTINNIYGLIMVALSQVIANGMILYTYLQILVACFRSKRSDTKAKALQTCATHLIVFLLLECLGLFTIISYRIKNISPHLRRFLGVATLIFPPALNPIIYGLKTKEIREKVVYFFRNKVFPS, encoded by the coding sequence ATGGCCAACCTGTACAACGTGTCACATGTTTTAGTGCTGAATCGCTTTAATCTCTCCTCTGAAAATGTCTTTCCtgcatttctttttgcaacTCTGGGCTACATGATCATACTTTTCTGCAACCTTATTCTAATCCTCACCATTGTGCTGAACAAATCTCTGCACCAGCCCATGTATCTAATTCTGCTGAGCCTGCCTATCAATGACCTTATAGGCTCCTCAGCCTTCTTCCCACAGGTCATTAAAGACTTACTGACAAACAGCAGGACAATGCAATACTCAGCTTGCGTTACCCAAGCTTTCTTTATCCACATTTATGCAGCAGGTACAGTGTTCATTCTGAGTGCTATGGCATATGATAGGTATATTGCCATATGTTTACCTTTGAAATACAACACAGTTATGACTTATGCTCACATTATGAGATTAATCACAGTTGTGTGGATGAGTTGTTTAGTTTTGATAGGTGTGCTTTTTGTCCTGCTTTTGCGTTTGCCCCGCTGTCGATCTGAATTGACACACCCTTACTGTGATAATCCATCTTTGCTGAGTCTGGTCTGTGCCAACACAACCATCAATAACATTTATGGGCTTATTATGGTTGCTCTTTCACAAGTGATAGCTAATGGGATGATTTTGTACACATATCTCCAGATCCTCGTTGCGTGCTTCAGATCGAAACGATCGGACACAAAAGCCAAAGCTCTGCAGACGTGTGCTACACATCTaattgttttcctcctgttggAGTGTCTGGGTCTTTTCACCATCATATCATACAGGATAAAGAACATTTCACCACATTTAAGGAGGTTCTTGGGGGTGGCAACTTTAATTTTCCCCCCAGCATTGAATCCAATCATCTATGgactgaaaacaaaagaaattcgAGAGAAAGTAGTGTACTTTTTTAGGAATAAAGTCTTTCCATCTTAA